A genomic segment from Peribacillus sp. ACCC06369 encodes:
- a CDS encoding AraC family transcriptional regulator: MDLLKNMNGAIKFIEDNLTNEIDFKEVARLAYCSEYHFKRMFSFLAGISLSEYIRRRRLTLAAFELKDNKIKVIDIAIKYGYSSPDSFTRAFQHLHGITPSEARSNGHSLKAFPPMSFQLSIKGGSEMNYRIEEKEAFRIIGIKKRVPIIFNGVNPEIASMWQSLDEKMINELKDLSNVEPTGLLSASTNFSEGRLEEKGELDHYIGAATTKECSDNLTQLEVDASTWAVFEAVGPFPETLQNVWGRIYSEWFPSSNYEQIEGPEILWNENKDVTSPTFRSEIWIPVLKK; this comes from the coding sequence ATGGATTTGCTCAAAAATATGAATGGCGCCATTAAATTCATTGAAGACAATCTTACGAATGAAATTGACTTTAAAGAAGTTGCAAGGCTAGCTTATTGTTCGGAATATCATTTTAAAAGGATGTTTTCCTTCCTGGCAGGTATTTCCCTATCCGAGTATATCCGCCGAAGACGACTTACGCTTGCGGCGTTTGAGCTTAAAGATAACAAGATAAAGGTCATTGATATAGCGATAAAGTACGGGTACAGCTCACCGGACTCTTTTACAAGGGCGTTTCAACATTTGCATGGTATCACACCATCAGAAGCGAGAAGTAATGGCCATTCACTTAAAGCCTTTCCACCGATGTCCTTCCAATTATCCATTAAAGGAGGCAGTGAAATGAACTACCGAATTGAAGAAAAAGAGGCATTTCGCATTATTGGAATTAAAAAAAGAGTTCCGATCATTTTTAACGGGGTTAATCCAGAGATTGCATCCATGTGGCAAAGTTTAGACGAGAAAATGATAAATGAACTTAAAGACCTTTCGAATGTCGAGCCAACCGGACTGCTTAGTGCATCTACGAACTTTTCCGAAGGCAGGCTGGAGGAAAAAGGGGAGCTTGATCATTATATCGGCGCAGCTACAACGAAGGAATGTTCAGATAACTTAACACAGCTTGAAGTTGATGCATCTACATGGGCGGTATTCGAAGCAGTCGGACCTTTTCCTGAAACACTGCAAAATGTATGGGGCCGTATTTATTCCGAATGGTTTCCATCCTCTAACTATGAACAAATCGAGGGGCCGGAAATCCTTTGGAACGAAAATAAAGATGTAACCTCACCAACATTTCGAAGTGAAATCTGGATTCCCGTTTTGAAAAAGTAA
- a CDS encoding class I SAM-dependent methyltransferase: MKQNIYDNQIFFNEYASLRESGVTYNDFVEQPSIKSTISNLKGKSILDLGCGTGHFSRYCIENGASKVLGVDISRNMIEQAKKDNNHEKIDYMCIPIEDLDLPNQKLDLIISSLAIHYIEDYPNLIKKINGLLKKNGEFIFSTEHPIVTARKEMDNWIHDNEGVKLHWALDNYQEEGKREQHWYIDGVIIYHRTISTLINTLIDNGFVVEKIIEPQSIPTGLEQMPKLINENRRPSFIIIKSRNGDRS; this comes from the coding sequence ATGAAACAAAATATTTATGATAATCAGATTTTCTTTAATGAATATGCGTCGTTACGTGAGAGTGGTGTTACCTATAATGATTTTGTTGAGCAGCCATCAATTAAATCTACCATTTCAAACCTTAAGGGGAAATCAATATTAGATTTAGGTTGTGGAACTGGTCATTTTTCAAGGTATTGTATAGAAAACGGTGCTTCGAAAGTTTTAGGTGTAGATATTTCAAGAAATATGATTGAACAGGCGAAAAAAGATAACAATCACGAGAAAATAGATTATATGTGCATACCAATAGAAGACCTGGATCTACCAAATCAAAAATTGGACTTAATCATAAGTTCTTTGGCTATTCATTACATAGAAGATTACCCAAACCTAATTAAGAAGATTAATGGATTATTAAAAAAGAACGGTGAATTTATCTTTTCAACTGAACATCCGATAGTTACAGCTCGAAAAGAGATGGATAATTGGATTCACGATAATGAAGGGGTTAAATTACATTGGGCATTGGATAATTACCAGGAAGAAGGAAAAAGGGAACAACATTGGTATATTGATGGTGTGATTATATATCATAGAACCATTTCAACTTTAATAAATACACTTATAGATAATGGGTTTGTAGTAGAAAAGATTATTGAACCACAATCAATCCCTACTGGATTAGAGCAAATGCCGAAATTAATTAATGAAAACCGGAGACCGTCTTTTATTATTATTAAATCAAGAAATGGGGATAGGAGCTAA